A window from Herbaspirillum sp. meg3 encodes these proteins:
- a CDS encoding response regulator transcription factor, with amino-acid sequence MLDETVTTVTTPATTNVMIVDDHPMIRDGVRARLESMPGVQVVAEAGTAEEALKHAARQPINLVLMDINLQGSSGIELTGQFQLNFPDIAVLILSMHNKAEYVLQSIRAGARGYVLKDAPGSDIVRAIEAVLNGGVYYSAALMPILAQPRIKEESLTARERQVLEQIAKGASNKSIAETLDLSVRTVETHCLNIKRKLDIEGRSELIKFALENLRIERG; translated from the coding sequence ATGCTTGATGAAACAGTAACAACAGTAACAACGCCAGCAACAACGAATGTCATGATCGTGGATGATCATCCGATGATCAGGGATGGCGTGCGCGCCCGGCTGGAGAGTATGCCGGGTGTACAGGTCGTTGCTGAAGCCGGTACTGCGGAAGAAGCCTTAAAGCACGCAGCGCGCCAGCCGATCAACCTGGTGTTGATGGACATCAACCTTCAAGGCAGCAGTGGGATCGAGCTGACGGGGCAGTTCCAGTTGAACTTCCCCGATATCGCCGTGCTGATCCTCAGCATGCACAACAAAGCCGAGTACGTCTTGCAGTCGATTCGTGCGGGCGCGAGAGGCTATGTGTTGAAGGACGCCCCCGGAAGCGACATCGTGCGTGCAATCGAAGCGGTGCTGAACGGGGGCGTCTATTACAGCGCTGCGCTGATGCCCATCCTCGCCCAGCCGCGTATCAAAGAAGAGTCGCTCACGGCACGCGAACGCCAGGTCCTTGAGCAGATAGCGAAGGGCGCGTCGAACAAGAGCATCGCAGAGACGCTGGATCTGAGTGTGCGCACTGTCGAAACCCACTGTCTGAATATCAAGCGCAAGCTGGATATCGAGGGACGCAGCGAGCTGATCAAGTTCGCCCTGGAAAATCTTAGAATAGAAAGAGGCTAG
- a CDS encoding MarR family winged helix-turn-helix transcriptional regulator, whose protein sequence is MKSKPLPTSHSGPSDSPGFLLWRISNNWQREQRAALQPLGLTHTQFVMLAVATWFGAEEPLTQMKLSQLTGSDPMTTSQVVRALLASGLFERADHPTDTRAKVISASATGRKLAQKAIAVVEEVDRRFFEPLGQDQARLVTLFQTLLDKR, encoded by the coding sequence ATGAAATCGAAGCCGCTACCCACCAGCCACAGCGGGCCGTCTGACAGTCCCGGTTTTTTGCTATGGCGCATCTCCAACAACTGGCAACGCGAACAGCGTGCTGCGCTGCAACCGCTTGGCTTGACGCACACGCAGTTTGTCATGCTTGCGGTCGCGACCTGGTTTGGGGCGGAAGAACCCCTTACCCAAATGAAATTGTCCCAGCTCACGGGCAGCGACCCGATGACAACTTCGCAAGTAGTGCGAGCCCTCCTTGCGAGCGGTCTGTTCGAACGCGCTGATCATCCCACTGACACGAGAGCAAAAGTCATCTCCGCATCTGCAACCGGCCGCAAGCTTGCGCAAAAAGCGATTGCCGTGGTGGAAGAAGTCGACCGCCGCTTCTTTGAGCCTCTGGGGCAGGATCAGGCGCGCCTGGTCACTCTTTTTCAGACCCTGCTCGATAAACGATAA
- a CDS encoding GNAT family N-acetyltransferase, with the protein MTQHDDTIISFAPTTSSDLDELVGIRIAAMRESLERVGRFDPIRARERFQSGFSPEHTRYILSHAQRVGFVVVKQDENHLLLDHLYIHPDHQGQGIGSAVLTQLFCEADAVVLPMRVGALKQSEANHFYQRHGFMKIDEGEWDIYYERQAQ; encoded by the coding sequence ATGACTCAACACGACGACACCATCATCAGCTTCGCGCCGACGACATCGTCCGACCTGGATGAACTGGTCGGCATCCGCATCGCTGCGATGCGCGAAAGCCTGGAACGCGTCGGACGCTTCGATCCGATCAGGGCGCGTGAGCGTTTTCAATCGGGATTCTCGCCGGAGCACACGCGTTACATCCTGTCTCATGCCCAGCGTGTCGGCTTTGTCGTGGTAAAGCAGGACGAGAATCATCTGCTACTGGATCATCTGTACATTCATCCTGACCATCAGGGCCAAGGTATCGGCAGCGCTGTCTTGACTCAATTATTTTGCGAGGCAGATGCAGTCGTATTACCGATGCGCGTCGGTGCGTTGAAACAAAGCGAAGCGAACCACTTTTATCAGCGGCATGGTTTTATGAAAATTGACGAGGGAGAATGGGATATCTACTACGAACGGCAAGCGCAGTGA
- a CDS encoding EVE domain-containing protein, which produces MSQSWLGVVSRAHVQRGVAGGFAQVCHGKAQPLRRMKSGDIFFYYSPAVEMHGAPLKAFTAMGVVEDEEVFPFDMGGGFVPFRRRVKYLEVKETPLEALRSELDLCAAPSWGMVLRRGLIPLTDKDSSTIANAMGVDLATQRMYR; this is translated from the coding sequence ATGAGCCAATCCTGGCTAGGTGTCGTCTCTCGCGCTCATGTTCAACGCGGTGTGGCGGGAGGCTTTGCGCAAGTGTGTCACGGCAAGGCTCAGCCTTTACGCAGAATGAAGTCGGGCGATATTTTCTTCTATTATTCCCCGGCGGTCGAAATGCATGGTGCGCCGTTGAAGGCATTCACTGCAATGGGAGTCGTGGAGGATGAAGAAGTATTTCCGTTTGATATGGGAGGCGGATTCGTGCCGTTCCGTCGCCGGGTGAAGTATCTCGAGGTGAAAGAGACGCCGCTGGAGGCATTGCGCAGCGAGCTGGATCTGTGCGCTGCGCCGAGCTGGGGAATGGTTCTGCGCCGCGGCCTTATCCCTCTGACCGACAAGGATTCAAGCACGATCGCCAACGCAATGGGCGTTGATCTTGCCACACAAAGGATGTACCGATGA
- a CDS encoding glutathione S-transferase N-terminal domain-containing protein, with amino-acid sequence MSALSSFPINAKWPAQHPERIQLYSLPTPNGVKVSIMLEETGLAYEPHLVSFETNDQFSPEFLSLNPNNKIPAIIDPNGPGGKPLSLFESGAILMYLAEKSGKFLSQDPAERYQTIQWLMFQMGGIGPMFGQLGFFHRFAGKEFEDKRPRDRYVAESRRLVGVLDQRLAEREWVMGDYSIADIAIFPWVRNLVGFYEAGELIGFKDFPHVARALAAFVTRPAVVKGLAIPARG; translated from the coding sequence ATGTCAGCATTGTCTTCATTCCCTATCAACGCCAAATGGCCGGCGCAGCATCCTGAACGTATACAGCTCTACTCGCTGCCGACACCGAACGGCGTCAAAGTCTCCATCATGCTGGAAGAAACCGGTCTCGCTTACGAGCCGCATCTGGTCAGCTTTGAAACCAACGACCAGTTCTCGCCGGAATTTCTTTCACTCAACCCCAACAACAAGATCCCCGCGATCATCGATCCGAATGGCCCCGGCGGCAAACCGCTGAGCTTGTTCGAGTCGGGCGCCATCCTGATGTATCTGGCTGAAAAGAGCGGCAAGTTTCTGTCGCAGGATCCGGCTGAGCGTTACCAGACGATCCAATGGCTGATGTTCCAGATGGGTGGCATCGGGCCGATGTTCGGTCAGCTCGGCTTCTTCCATCGCTTCGCCGGTAAAGAGTTCGAAGACAAGCGTCCACGCGACCGCTATGTCGCCGAGTCGCGTCGCCTGGTCGGTGTGCTTGATCAGCGCCTGGCAGAACGTGAATGGGTGATGGGCGATTACAGCATCGCCGACATCGCGATCTTCCCATGGGTGCGCAATCTGGTCGGTTTTTATGAAGCGGGCGAGCTGATCGGCTTCAAGGATTTCCCGCATGTTGCACGTGCATTGGCTGCATTTGTGACACGTCCTGCCGTGGTCAAGGGCCTGGCTATTCCGGCACGCGGCTAA
- a CDS encoding alpha/beta fold hydrolase yields MSAFRLLVLSTIFCASVLRSAGAAEVDVVNSPVPVVLQDRFHVQTTNGAGDIPIRVSRDWTFAQTDVTRAVIIVHGWPRRDIDADKDLQQRAGALADNTLFITPQFLTATDVTAHHLSATTLQWQESGWLQGYDAKSPSPVSSFTVMDAIFARLADRTLFPNLKDVVLAGHSAGGQFVQRYAVVGHGEKNLIDAGIHVRYVAANPAAYLYFGDKRPQPDGSFADARASCPGVSTWNNGLAAKLPTYLARPVSPDELENDYLQRDVVYLLGTADNDPNADALGQTCAFKSQGATRLERGHAYFRYITAAADTAKLPQRHRLMEVPDVAHRTFAMYHSACGLAALFDKPGCAAAP; encoded by the coding sequence ATGTCAGCCTTTCGCCTATTGGTACTGAGTACAATTTTCTGTGCTTCCGTCTTGCGTTCTGCCGGCGCGGCAGAAGTCGACGTCGTCAACAGCCCCGTGCCTGTTGTGCTGCAAGATCGCTTTCATGTGCAAACCACAAACGGCGCGGGCGACATACCGATACGTGTATCGCGCGACTGGACATTTGCGCAAACGGATGTCACGCGCGCCGTCATCATCGTCCACGGCTGGCCGCGGCGCGACATTGACGCCGACAAGGATCTGCAGCAACGTGCCGGCGCCCTTGCCGACAATACGCTTTTCATCACGCCGCAATTTCTCACCGCAACCGACGTCACCGCCCATCATCTCTCAGCGACGACGCTGCAGTGGCAAGAGAGTGGATGGCTGCAAGGCTACGATGCCAAATCGCCGTCACCTGTCAGCAGCTTTACCGTGATGGACGCGATCTTTGCACGTCTGGCCGACCGCACGCTGTTTCCGAATCTGAAAGACGTGGTGCTTGCCGGTCACTCCGCCGGTGGCCAGTTCGTGCAGCGTTATGCGGTGGTCGGGCACGGAGAAAAAAATCTCATCGATGCGGGTATTCATGTGCGCTATGTTGCAGCCAATCCTGCGGCGTATTTATATTTCGGCGACAAACGGCCACAACCGGACGGTTCTTTTGCTGACGCCCGCGCCAGTTGTCCCGGCGTCAGCACATGGAACAACGGCCTCGCCGCCAAACTGCCAACCTACCTGGCGCGACCGGTGTCGCCAGACGAACTGGAAAACGACTATCTTCAGCGCGACGTTGTCTATCTGCTGGGCACCGCCGACAACGATCCCAATGCCGACGCGCTCGGGCAGACATGCGCCTTCAAGAGCCAGGGAGCAACGCGGCTGGAACGTGGACATGCCTACTTCCGTTACATCACTGCCGCTGCCGACACAGCCAAGTTGCCACAACGCCATCGTCTGATGGAAGTGCCGGATGTTGCCCATCGCACTTTCGCCATGTATCACTCGGCTTGCGGACTGGCGGCATTATTCGATAAACCCGGTTGCGCCGCTGCGCCTTGA
- a CDS encoding ABC transporter substrate-binding protein produces MLLATCIPGVAHAGGPDCSRPYTLALHDHGLLYSANTDTGIDKDFADELIRRSGCKVGVSLMSRARIWQLIESGALDFSLSGIANPERRRFASFAWYFSNKYYLLVRKDAAMRQLSEFERSENFRLGVIRSFRYSDSANRLVDKLAAANRVTQAGGLDPLYQALMANRIQGMIMEPFDYPVVEEKHIRDVTSIIEFNDPSVPHGLIMSNKALSQSEREKWRALVEEMRADGTVRRIFEKYFSPSLAATMVDFQAEP; encoded by the coding sequence ATGCTGCTCGCGACGTGCATTCCGGGTGTCGCTCACGCAGGCGGTCCCGATTGTTCCCGCCCTTATACTCTTGCTTTGCATGACCACGGCTTGCTGTACTCCGCCAATACCGACACCGGCATCGACAAAGACTTTGCCGATGAACTGATTCGTCGCAGCGGTTGCAAGGTCGGCGTCAGCCTGATGTCACGTGCGCGTATCTGGCAATTGATCGAGTCGGGTGCGCTCGATTTCAGTCTGTCCGGTATCGCCAATCCGGAACGTCGCCGTTTCGCCTCTTTCGCCTGGTACTTCAGCAACAAGTATTACCTGCTGGTGCGCAAGGATGCCGCCATGCGACAACTGAGCGAATTTGAGCGCAGTGAAAACTTCCGCCTTGGCGTGATCCGCAGTTTTCGTTATAGCGACTCCGCCAATCGTCTGGTCGACAAACTGGCCGCCGCCAATCGCGTCACGCAGGCAGGCGGTCTCGATCCACTGTATCAGGCACTGATGGCAAATCGCATCCAGGGCATGATCATGGAACCCTTCGATTATCCCGTGGTGGAAGAAAAACACATCCGCGACGTGACATCGATTATCGAATTCAACGATCCATCGGTGCCGCACGGTCTCATCATGTCTAATAAGGCGCTGTCGCAGTCCGAACGCGAAAAATGGCGTGCACTGGTTGAGGAAATGCGTGCAGACGGTACCGTTCGACGCATCTTTGAAAAGTATTTCTCACCGTCGCTGGCGGCGACGATGGTCGACTTTCAGGCGGAGCCGTGA
- a CDS encoding YciI-like protein, with translation MHYVLFYRFVKDSKTVKLPFRNDHLKFAWEAAERGELILGGALSDPEDEAMLLFKGNSPEVAENFANKDPYVTNGVVTQWQVRLWTTVVGEDAASSVRPA, from the coding sequence ATGCACTACGTTCTTTTTTACCGCTTCGTCAAAGACAGCAAGACCGTCAAACTGCCGTTTCGCAATGATCACCTCAAATTCGCGTGGGAAGCGGCCGAACGCGGAGAACTGATTCTCGGCGGCGCCCTCAGCGATCCGGAAGATGAAGCCATGCTGCTGTTCAAGGGTAACTCGCCGGAAGTGGCCGAAAACTTTGCCAATAAAGATCCGTATGTGACCAATGGCGTCGTGACGCAATGGCAGGTGCGTTTGTGGACCACCGTGGTGGGAGAAGACGCGGCTTCGAGTGTTCGTCCGGCCTGA
- a CDS encoding SRPBCC family protein has product MSNATQATASYSHDTIAPAATIWALFKAVSDWKNWNAGVHDCSLEGPFATGSWFTMVLPDQDVIRSQLVEVTEPRLFTDETTLGDVVVRVTHQINPLPDGRNRITYEIGVTGENAQDICTGVSSDFPQVLQGLVAKAEGRV; this is encoded by the coding sequence ATGTCCAATGCTACACAAGCCACTGCATCCTATAGCCATGACACCATTGCGCCGGCGGCAACCATCTGGGCGCTGTTCAAGGCCGTATCCGATTGGAAGAACTGGAACGCCGGCGTGCATGACTGCAGCCTGGAAGGTCCCTTCGCGACAGGCTCCTGGTTCACGATGGTGCTTCCTGATCAAGACGTCATCCGATCGCAACTTGTTGAAGTCACTGAGCCGCGTCTGTTTACCGACGAGACCACGCTTGGAGACGTCGTCGTGCGAGTGACGCATCAGATCAATCCGCTGCCTGACGGCCGCAACCGGATCACCTACGAGATCGGCGTGACCGGAGAAAATGCACAGGATATTTGCACGGGAGTTTCTTCCGACTTCCCACAGGTCCTGCAGGGACTCGTGGCAAAAGCGGAAGGCCGGGTGTGA
- a CDS encoding EAL domain-containing protein: protein MNWVRQILLPLVILISGFSVTWLAWDHERQASNKELRAQFDFSLREAVSRVEQRIASYEQMLHGVQGLVVSSGKFDRTAFHDYVSSLNLDANFSGIQAIGAEEWLPSDEKINHIARMHQLGFSDYAIRPAGDRANYAPIIMREPYIGNNRAPFGYDPWSETKRRRAMEKARDSGMAAISGKVLLDIDNGNEAQPSFLMYLPIYAHGMPQSTIEERRTNLVGWVHASFRMSDVIASLYGEQPMGVAFSIYDGVEPSPEAVLYRSVGSDAAAAPLHNDAISATEYLVVAGHNWTLTMNTMDDFNVRYGRNAEAQTAVTGIGLTLLLALLAWALMSSRRRAIRLAGKMTRELRASEEQFRAIADCTVNWEIWWGMDGKPRWINPSVKEYTGYTVEECMAMDDLRAQMIYAEDLPRVGPELDKGLLGERGDDLEFRCVRKDGSLFWLSASWVPINDANGALAGYRTSGRDITERKQVEAELRIAAVAFDSLEGIMVTDAESRILRVNNAFAKMTGYSAAEIIGLTPDVLRSDRHSPQFYDEIWETVQRFGGWQGEVWTRRKNGKVFPEWLTISAVKSDDGSTTHYVGTHHDITERKIAEERIKELAFFDALTRLPNRTLLLDRLKQAIAVSARNKTCSALLFIDLDHFKTLNDTLGHDKGDLLLKQVAQRLALSVRTNDTVARVGGDEFVVVLESLHKSPQEAATQTKAIGEKILSVLDEPYQLEDVEYRTTASVGATVFRGRQASIDELLKQADLAMYKSKETGRNSMSFFDPAMQTVVLERAALEAGLRKAIDGGQLVLHYQAQVVEGGRVTGAEVLVRWQHPQRGTVPPGEFIPLAEETGLILSLGNWVMETACTQLARWAERVDTSHLTIAVNVSAQQFRESDFVETVSAIIARTGANPKRLKLELTESLLVDNVEDIIQKMYALKAKGVEFSLDDFGIGYSSLSYLKRLPLNQLKIDQSFVRDVLVDPNDASIAKTIVALAQSLGLGVIAEGVETDAQRSFLADAGCHAYQGYFFCRPLPLEDFEKFVQEVDPILE from the coding sequence GTGAACTGGGTCAGGCAGATACTATTGCCGCTGGTGATTCTGATCTCCGGCTTCAGCGTCACCTGGCTGGCGTGGGATCACGAACGCCAGGCCTCCAACAAGGAGCTGCGGGCGCAGTTTGATTTTTCCTTGCGCGAGGCGGTCAGCCGCGTGGAGCAACGCATCGCCAGCTATGAGCAAATGCTGCATGGCGTGCAAGGCCTGGTGGTCTCTTCAGGCAAGTTTGATCGTACTGCCTTCCACGACTACGTCAGCTCGCTGAATCTGGACGCCAATTTTTCCGGTATCCAGGCCATCGGCGCCGAAGAGTGGCTGCCCAGTGACGAGAAGATCAATCACATCGCGCGCATGCATCAACTCGGTTTTTCCGATTACGCAATTCGCCCTGCCGGCGACCGCGCCAACTATGCGCCGATTATCATGCGCGAACCTTATATCGGTAACAATCGCGCGCCGTTCGGCTACGATCCCTGGTCCGAAACCAAGCGCCGCCGGGCAATGGAGAAGGCGCGTGACTCCGGCATGGCCGCCATCTCCGGAAAGGTGCTGCTGGATATCGACAACGGCAATGAAGCGCAGCCGAGTTTCCTCATGTATCTGCCAATCTATGCGCACGGCATGCCGCAGTCGACCATTGAAGAACGCCGTACCAATCTGGTCGGCTGGGTGCATGCCTCGTTCCGCATGAGCGACGTGATTGCCAGTCTGTATGGCGAGCAGCCGATGGGTGTGGCGTTTTCCATTTATGATGGCGTGGAGCCGTCGCCGGAGGCGGTGTTGTATCGCTCCGTGGGCAGTGATGCCGCCGCCGCGCCGCTGCACAACGATGCGATATCCGCCACCGAGTATCTGGTCGTGGCCGGTCACAACTGGACACTGACCATGAACACCATGGACGACTTCAACGTACGCTACGGCCGTAACGCCGAGGCGCAGACTGCGGTCACCGGTATCGGCCTGACCTTGCTGCTGGCTTTGCTGGCGTGGGCGCTGATGTCGAGCCGCCGCCGCGCGATTCGTCTGGCCGGCAAGATGACGCGCGAGCTGCGCGCCAGTGAAGAGCAATTCCGCGCCATCGCCGACTGTACCGTCAACTGGGAAATCTGGTGGGGCATGGACGGCAAGCCGCGCTGGATCAATCCATCGGTCAAAGAGTACACCGGCTACACGGTGGAAGAATGCATGGCGATGGACGATCTCAGAGCGCAGATGATCTACGCTGAAGATCTGCCACGTGTGGGGCCGGAGCTGGATAAGGGCCTGCTTGGCGAACGCGGCGACGATCTCGAATTCCGTTGCGTGCGCAAAGACGGTTCGCTGTTCTGGTTGTCGGCATCATGGGTTCCGATCAACGACGCCAACGGCGCACTGGCCGGCTACCGTACCAGCGGACGCGACATCACCGAACGCAAACAGGTTGAAGCCGAGTTGCGCATCGCCGCCGTGGCATTCGACTCGCTCGAAGGCATCATGGTTACCGATGCAGAAAGCCGTATCCTGCGCGTCAATAACGCCTTCGCAAAAATGACGGGCTATTCCGCCGCCGAGATCATCGGCCTGACGCCCGACGTGTTGCGCTCGGATCGTCACAGTCCGCAGTTCTATGACGAGATCTGGGAAACCGTGCAACGCTTCGGCGGCTGGCAGGGTGAGGTATGGACGCGCCGCAAGAACGGCAAGGTTTTTCCGGAATGGCTGACCATTTCTGCCGTCAAGAGCGATGACGGCAGCACCACGCACTATGTCGGTACGCATCACGACATCACCGAACGCAAGATCGCCGAAGAGCGCATCAAGGAGCTGGCCTTCTTCGATGCACTGACGCGTCTGCCTAATCGCACGCTGCTGCTGGATCGCCTCAAGCAGGCGATTGCCGTCAGTGCGCGCAACAAGACATGCAGCGCTTTGCTGTTCATCGATCTGGATCATTTCAAGACGCTCAACGACACGCTCGGCCACGACAAGGGCGATCTGTTGCTCAAGCAAGTCGCGCAGCGCCTCGCGTTGAGCGTGCGCACCAACGATACGGTAGCGCGCGTGGGCGGCGACGAGTTCGTGGTGGTGCTGGAGAGTCTGCACAAGAGTCCGCAGGAAGCCGCCACCCAGACCAAAGCCATCGGCGAAAAAATCCTCAGCGTGCTTGACGAGCCGTATCAGTTGGAAGACGTTGAATACCGCACCACCGCCAGCGTTGGCGCAACCGTATTCCGCGGCCGCCAGGCATCCATCGACGAGCTGCTCAAGCAAGCCGATCTGGCCATGTACAAATCCAAGGAAACCGGCCGCAACTCCATGAGTTTCTTCGATCCGGCCATGCAAACCGTGGTGCTGGAACGAGCAGCGCTGGAAGCCGGCTTGCGCAAGGCGATCGACGGTGGACAGCTGGTATTGCATTATCAGGCGCAAGTGGTCGAAGGCGGTCGCGTGACCGGCGCCGAGGTGCTGGTGCGCTGGCAGCATCCGCAACGCGGTACGGTGCCGCCGGGTGAGTTTATCCCGCTGGCAGAGGAGACCGGCCTGATCCTGTCGCTGGGCAACTGGGTCATGGAAACCGCTTGTACGCAACTGGCACGCTGGGCAGAGCGTGTGGATACCTCGCACCTCACCATCGCCGTCAACGTCAGTGCGCAACAGTTCCGCGAATCCGATTTCGTCGAGACGGTTTCTGCCATCATCGCCAGAACCGGCGCCAATCCCAAGCGCCTGAAGCTGGAGTTGACCGAGAGCCTTCTGGTCGACAACGTTGAAGATATCATCCAGAAGATGTACGCACTGAAGGCCAAGGGTGTCGAGTTTTCGCTGGACGATTTCGGTATCGGCTACTCCTCTTTGTCCTACCTCAAGCGCTTGCCGCTGAACCAGCTTAAAATCGACCAGTCGTTTGTGCGCGATGTTCTTGTCGACCCCAACGATGCCTCCATTGCCAAGACTATTGTCGCGCTCGCGCAAAGTCTGGGACTGGGAGTCATCGCCGAGGGCGTCGAGACGGATGCGCAACGCAGTTTCCTGGCCGATGCAGGGTGCCATGCCTATCAAGGCTATTTCTTCTGCCGGCCATTGCCCCTGGAAGATTTTGAAAAATTCGTCCAGGAAGTCGATCCCATACTGGAGTAA
- a CDS encoding DMT family transporter gives MNILKKIASSGPQAALLAALLFGAATPLAGMLLKDNSPWMIAALLYLGSGLGLTIYRRISGASQILPVRSELLWFAGAIACGGVLAPVLLMIGLTGMPASSASLLLNAEGVFTALLAWFAFKENVDKRIMTGMLAIVVGAVILSWPAQTGPMTLWPMLAVLGACLAWGLDNNLTRKVSLNDATWIASVKGLVAGGTNLALALLAGANFPEMPVIGATLLVGFLAYGVSLALFVAALRHLGTARTGAYFSVAPFFGAGLALLTGEKLTLQLAVAGLFMAWGIWLHLSERHAHTHRHENMEHDHEHTHDGNDEHHLHDHDVPVLPGTTHRHRHQHIGLTHSHAHYPDAHHRHQH, from the coding sequence ATGAACATACTAAAGAAGATCGCCTCATCCGGCCCTCAGGCTGCCTTGCTTGCGGCGCTACTGTTTGGCGCTGCCACACCGCTGGCAGGCATGCTGCTAAAAGACAATTCGCCATGGATGATCGCCGCCCTGCTTTATCTGGGTTCAGGCCTTGGATTGACGATCTATCGCCGGATCAGCGGCGCCAGTCAAATCTTGCCCGTACGCAGTGAGCTGCTCTGGTTCGCTGGAGCAATTGCCTGCGGCGGGGTCCTCGCGCCCGTGTTGTTGATGATTGGACTCACGGGCATGCCGGCGTCTTCTGCATCGTTGCTACTCAATGCAGAAGGTGTTTTCACTGCATTGCTGGCGTGGTTCGCCTTCAAGGAAAACGTTGATAAACGGATCATGACCGGCATGCTCGCCATTGTCGTGGGCGCCGTCATCCTGAGCTGGCCCGCACAAACCGGACCAATGACGCTGTGGCCGATGCTTGCGGTACTTGGCGCTTGCCTGGCATGGGGACTTGACAACAATCTCACGCGCAAAGTGTCGCTGAACGATGCCACCTGGATCGCGTCCGTCAAAGGCCTTGTGGCCGGCGGGACGAATCTGGCACTGGCATTACTGGCCGGAGCCAACTTTCCGGAGATGCCCGTGATCGGCGCCACCTTACTGGTCGGTTTTCTGGCTTACGGCGTCAGCCTTGCGCTATTTGTCGCTGCGCTACGGCATCTCGGCACGGCACGCACAGGCGCGTATTTTTCCGTCGCGCCCTTCTTCGGTGCCGGCCTTGCCTTGCTGACCGGAGAAAAGCTGACGCTGCAACTCGCCGTCGCCGGCCTCTTCATGGCATGGGGCATCTGGTTGCATCTATCGGAACGGCACGCGCACACGCATCGCCATGAAAACATGGAACACGACCACGAACATACGCACGATGGAAACGACGAGCACCATCTTCATGACCACGACGTCCCGGTCTTACCCGGCACCACGCATCGCCACCGGCATCAGCACATTGGCCTGACGCACTCGCACGCACATTATCCGGATGCGCATCACCGGCATCAGCATTGA